The window cttttttttagggttttttttttggtccataaaGAATGTGGTTACGAATGTTCATGCTTCTTCAACAGTGTGCACCACCCcctcaattctatatatggcaataaAAATGGCACACCCAATTAGTGTGTACAATTTAATTacatagggggccttttactaaggcatgtggaggggcataatcgaacggggctggccatctatatgggcagaCATCTCTAAGGTTGGCCCCAGAAAGCAGCAtactcaaccgtattatcgaaacaagatggccggccatctttcatttcgataatacagttggggctggccaaattggccggcattagagatcactgccattggtttttgccgataatggaaactaatggcggccatctcaaacccggccaaatccaaggcatttggtcgtgggaggagccagcatttgtagtgcactgggccccctcacatgccaggacaccaaccgggcaccctagggggcactgcaatggacttcaaaaattgctcccaggtgcatagctcccttaccttgtgtgctgagccccgcaaatcctcccaaaaacccactccccacaactatacaccattaccatagcccttatgggtgaaggggggcacctacatgtgggtacagtgggtttggggggggggttggagggctcaacatttaccaccacaagtgtaacaggtaggggggggggtgggcctggatccacctgcctgaagtgcactgcacccactaaaaactgttccagggacctgcatactgctgtgatggagctgggtatgacatttcaggctggcatagaggctgtaaaaaataatttttaatttttttggggtgggagggggtcggtgaccactgggggagtaaggggaggtgatcccctattccatccggtggtcttctggtcatttgtggcactttttggaggcttggtcctaaaaataaatggaccaagtgaagcctgCCAAGTGCTCattagagccggccttcttttttccattatccgccgaagccggccatctcgtaaccacgtccctgtcccgccttccataccctgccgaaatgccccctttaactttggccagctctgcgacggaaagcagtagaagccggccaaaattcgctttcaattataccgatttggccgggttcaggagatggccagccatctctcgatttgtgtcggaagatggccggcgatctccttcgaaaatgagcaggGTAAGCACCTATGCGTATACATTGCATATCAAATTAgagctactgcccggctaccatgtgccctgggttgtaattctaattttgatgcatGCCCAaaacgcgcggcagaaaataatttctatttctactgtgtggcgctaactgggcagtaattggcaatgtACACATGCTGACGATTGTCACCCAGTTAacaagtgagaccttaccactaagtcaatgggtggcggtaaggtctcaggccaaaaatggacatgctctggtttttattttgccgcacgtccatttttgggaaaaaaggcctgttttgcaggcgtgctgaaaaatggacctgcgtgcatccaataaacacacctacaccagtggaggccattttttggcgcaccttagtaaaataaccccataaTGAACCAATGAGCACAGATAATCGGTTGTGAAAatttaattattggtgctaattggcaatccAATAATGTAAATGGTGTGTCTATGGCAATGAGGGTACGTGAGGTGGGGTGACTGTTTGTGTCAGGACTAAGAAGGCGGATGTTGTGTACACAGCATTAGTGTGGGTGGAGGGGTCTGTTCTGAGGAGAGTATCTGGAGCAATGGAAAGGGGACGTCTGAGGTGGGTACACTAGGAATGTATGTTGGGTGAGCAGTTCAAGACCATCCATTCCCATCTCACCCATCATCCCTCCTCATTCCTTCCCCCCACTATGGGTAGATAAAGCCTTCCTTCAGAGCTGGGTACTAGGAAGAGGTGGACACGGCACCAGGAGTTGATGTTCTTAAGTGCTTCTCTTGGATAGGCTGATTGAAGAATGAGATTAGAGGAGCAGAGCTGATGTGGAAACACTATACTCTCCTCCATTTAACACCTCCCCATTCATATCCCACCCCCTAAAATTGGGCACAGACAATCCCTTCCAATGACTAGTATCTAGATCTTTGTCAAATTCTCTTTATATGAACAAGCCActttaaaacaaaattaataataatttaATTTCTAGCTTCGTTTTCTTTGCTTTATGTGGTCCACCGGTCTTATCAACCTCTGTAGTGATTGTGGTTTGAATAAAACTCAGCAAATCAGTACTTTCTGCTTTTGTTTTTAATAGGTATGAAGAAGAGCAGTAAGTATGGGGCCAGGAAATCAAACTAGAGTGACCGAGTTCGTTATCGTTGGATTTACCCTCGGCCCTCATCTACAGCTAGCGACGTTTGCGCTCTTCCTTCTCATCTACCTGCTGTCTCTTTTTGGGAACCTTGTTATTATTGCTCTGACATTGTTGGACTACAGATTTCATACACCCATGTATTTCTTCCTGAGTAATTTGGCCTTTCTGGACATTTGGTTCATTTCATCCACTGTCCCCAAAATGCTGGTTAACCTTGTGACCGAGGATAAGGCTATTTCTTTTAGTGGCTGCATTCTGCAAATGTATTTCTACTTAGCCATGGGCAGCATGGAGTTTTTTATGGTAGCCATCATGTCGGTTGACCGTTACGTTGCCATCTGCCAGCCATTGCGCTACAACAACATTATGAATCAGAAAAGCTGTGTCCTGATGATGTTGGGCTGCTGGATCGGAGGGTTTCTAGATTTTATTTTGCCCACATTCATGGTGCTCCGGTTAACGTTTTGCGGCCCCAATGCCATCAACCATTTTTTTTGTGATAACTCCGCTTTAGTTCGTCTTGCATGCTCCGAGACCCAGAAAGTTGAACTGATGTTTTTTGGCATTGCTTCCCTTGTGATCCTGAGCACCTTACTTTTAACCATCGTCTCATATGTTTATATTGTGATCACAATTTTGAGAATCCCTTCTGCCACGGGGAGAAGAAAAGCATTCTCCACGTGTGCCTCCCACTTTACCGTAGTTACCATCGTCTTTGGCAGCTGTATCTTCATTTACGTGAGGCCAGCTGAGAGCTCCTCATTGGATCTTACGAAAGGGGTGGCTCTGCTGAACAGCGTGATAACACCTTTCCTGAATCCCTTTATCTATACACTGAGGAACAAGAAAGTCATAAATGTTTTGAAGGAAACTATGAATAAGGCTGGGTCTGTTGACAGATAAGTTATGCAGAAAGTGCAAGGAATTATATCTCAATGTTATATGGATCATACGTGTTTTACATAGGAAtagatgggtgtctctaatgtttagcgcatgcttatttctGGCATTCGCTAATAACgctagcttgcctttgtaaaagggacccttagttagTCAGGGAAAGAGCGAAGTTAAATGATTTTTGCTTTCTATAAGATACATTATTCTCAAGAACAtcctatttac is drawn from Microcaecilia unicolor chromosome 14, aMicUni1.1, whole genome shotgun sequence and contains these coding sequences:
- the LOC115457101 gene encoding olfactory receptor 6F1-like, with the translated sequence MGPGNQTRVTEFVIVGFTLGPHLQLATFALFLLIYLLSLFGNLVIIALTLLDYRFHTPMYFFLSNLAFLDIWFISSTVPKMLVNLVTEDKAISFSGCILQMYFYLAMGSMEFFMVAIMSVDRYVAICQPLRYNNIMNQKSCVLMMLGCWIGGFLDFILPTFMVLRLTFCGPNAINHFFCDNSALVRLACSETQKVELMFFGIASLVILSTLLLTIVSYVYIVITILRIPSATGRRKAFSTCASHFTVVTIVFGSCIFIYVRPAESSSLDLTKGVALLNSVITPFLNPFIYTLRNKKVKPVLEDISHRSNIKDLTLHHDLTLHKLEPRDVGSSGSLTVSSPMRPERVRLTELPAPCGSSL